The genomic region atattaaaggttttaatttctctctcttttttcttactttctaccaatagaaaaataaaaatcacaaatattaattaatcatatgCATAAAGATTTGTAGTGTATttattagatataaaatagaaaataaaatttagttcttaatatataaaagtatcaTCAATAatgctctttattttaaagagtataatttctataataaaaaaatcttaagaaatatcaaaatataaagaataatttttttttatttaaatccaacaaactctttatattttattctttattttacttttatttctacAGTATTAATAGCTTTAAGTTctcttgctttttctttttaatctattttatattaaaaaataaaaaatacattaaaaaatcattttatattataattttttaaaataaaaaatttaacatatataaagaaagcATTAGAAATGCTATAATGATAATCAATTTTTGCCATAGTTTCTAATTCTCTCTTCCGTCAATTCAAATGGTACCTGATACATCCTTACTTATCaagttaatttttagttttcgTGCCACATTCAATCTGGTTGTTCTTTCCCACGTTAGTGTCAACAGtcgattatttatttagaagaTCGATAGCACCGATATAGACATTAGTGAAAAGAGAGTAGCAACCCTCAATAATTAAAGTGTGAAAATCATTACACAATTGACCGGACACTTGTAATTTACACAGTTACTTGACAAACTCAGCATTTTCACTTCACAAAGCACCAACAGAAAATAAGGCAAAAGCCAAACGCAGTGTTCCAACATGAAACAATAGTAAAAGGCCAAATTACACAACATGGCacgcaaaaaaaaaaaaagatgacgAGGAAAAATGGGTGGGTTAAGTTGTGTTACAAATATTTGATCAGCAGATATATGACGACAACCAGAACCACAATGCCGACGACAGATAATGTCATGCACAAGCAGGAGCAGCCTCCCTTTGTGCGCTTATTCAAAATGGCCAGATTCTTCTGCACTCGCTGTTATACAAACATCAAAAGATAATGTTTGATGTAAACTCCATTATTAGATATAAGATAAGATCCAATTGTacataaaaacaaaagaaaagcacAAGCACAAATCACAAAACTATTGCGTCATCATTACTAAGACTCATCAGGTGATTTGAATTGCAGCATACACTGTCTGCTTTCCAGCAAGACCTCGTCGCATTATTTATGGAGCTATTAAATCATAAGGTCTATAAGATTATAATGCAACGTTGTCTTTCCAGCCCCCACatcaaaaaaggaaagaaaaagaataaatcaaagaaaaagcatCGTCTTTCCAGTCACTGTTAATGATCCTAGTTGAAGCTTCCTATGAAACAAACAAGAATAATGGCTAGAACCCAATATTTCAGAAGTTACAACAATAAACATGGCTGCCTACAACCTAAGGGAAAACAATCTAGAATCGGGAATTTAGATTTTCTTAGATTGTACTTGGATAGGTAGGTTGTGATTGGAGATAAAGGCATTCAAAGTTGGTATGTTAGTTTTTCtgtttattatatacatattagCTATTATTGTAGATCAGTTGACTCGAAACCAGATTCACGAATGTAGATCATAATTTGCTAATGGGTAATTTTTAGATACCTACTACTAAATGTAATCAAATTATCTCTCCaagattttctttaagaaTGTTTATATTCTTTCTCCCAAGCAagtttaaatcttaaattatataattcaaaataaaactcGTACAAATTCTTGGCTTTCACATCTTCCTTTCCAAATAGATTGCATTTCAATAGATGAAGGATCGAAAAGGCAACAACCATTACTGCTAATCTTCTTGCTTCACTTAAACTTAAGCATATAGCAACCAGAAAAAAGAGCAAATGTGCAGGTTACTGTTCCCCTAAATTTCATACCTCAAAGAGAATTCACAACGATCAAATTATCTACCAGGTTCTCACATTATTCGGAAGATCTCTAGGAGGACAATAAGCTATGCTTAATGGTTTTCCTCGCGTCACTCTTTCTCGTGCTCTAGAGATTTTTCCATTTCCAAATTATTTCCGTAATTCACATTACTGCTCATGTACAATAAAATGCCAAGAAAGCATATGCAGTTACAGAAAGGGGAGATAATTACCCGTAAGCGGGAGTCGGTAACATCCACATGTTGGTCCAAGTCATCCTGCACAGTGAGAGAATAACCATATAACTTTCAGAGCCTAGCAAAACTCGATTCATAAAGTATGTGTTTTTGGTATTGTATcaaagatttttaaaagacaaaaacaaagaaaagataatgaaTGTGCATATGCaagcaagaagaaaaaagaaaaccatacAATGAGTCTTGTGTGAAGATCAAGCTCCTCATTAACAGCCAATGCAATATGTTTCGTACTTGTTACTGTCTCCTCCAACTTCTCAAGCCCCTCATCTTGCTCTGCTTCAAAGGCATAGCATATAAGAATCCAGATTTGCAAGAAACTGAGCAACACAACGATGTGTAAAAAGAGGATCATAAGCAAATAATAGGAGCTTGCCTTTCATAATTTGTCGTTGAAGACCAACAATGCCATGATTGTCCAGACCTTCAGTTCTGCGCATGGCATCAGCTGGCTTTATTTCTGGACCAAACAAGCTATCCCTGTTGGCAAAGTTTGACATATTCAACGTGGTAGCCATTTGGTTTACTTTTGTTCTCAAATTTGTAACCATATCCTTGCGACGATTCATCTCTTTCTCTGATCTGTGCATCACAAAAGGCAAAATCCATAAGCTTTGGACAGTTACACTAACTAAATATCACTCTTGCCTGTGcagttattaattttgatcAACAGCTAAATGGTGAAGCATGAGCTGGAAATAGAATTACCAATATTATAATAGCAAATAATCCTTTATATCTAAAAGGAATGGAAATTTAAACACCCAAGTTACAAGAGGCAAACTAAAACTTAAGACAGAGAGAACACAAAAACCAGCAACATCATGCAGGCAGTGCTGGAGCATAATTTATGCAACCAACCATAATGGATGAGATGTGTTTAAATTTGTCATGTTTATAATTGTGTAAACCTAAAAGGCTAAACCATAAGTTggccataaaataaaatataacactGCAATTGTGAATTTCCACTACTAATATGCAGGCTTAGCGACCAGAATTAGAACAGCTCAAGTTTCTTGACTATCCAGTTAAATACAAGATTATAGAGATTGCcagcaaaagaaaaggtaTTATTATTCCTAAATGCAGCAAAGCATGCCTAGAGGTAACATGGTTGATCACAAAGCAGCATCGCCACAAACATTAGCATTAAAAAAATGTAGAAAAAATCACAATTGAGTAAAACATAGTAATCAATCACTCACATTTGCTGCTTCCCAGGAAGCTTTGTCAAAAGGGACTGTAAGCTATCAAGCCTAGTCCCCAAAATTGTGATCTTTCTCCGGATGGCAGATGCATGACGCTGAGTTTCAGGTCCTGATGCAGGAAACGAACTCCGTTCCGATATCATCCCATTAATATCATCTGCAAGCTTCACTGCTTCATTATATTCCTTCATCCATGGATCCATTGAAGATgccatttttctcttttcttctttacctaaaaaactaagaaaattaaCACAATTCAACACCTAATAATCTCTTATTAGTACAAAACCAGTGCAGAATTGGCATCAATGTTTAGGgtttcaattaaaaaagaaagaaaccgCATAGTTCTTTAATTGAGAATCATATACACATACAAACGCACTTTAGCATatgcaaagaaaagaaatttacgCAACAAAACCCAAAGATTTTGTACAATCGAATTACGAGTTCATAGAGCAGTAAATCAAATACACAGAGATTATTTAACGAACCAGATTGAAAATCAAGCGATTGATGCGATTTTAATTTGATCAGAACccaaagaaagagaaacacAAAATACGGGAAATTACCTGTGCCttgctttttaattaattaatttggttgaattgagaaaaggaaattctGTTGATCAGTGATCAAGAAACGATGTCGTAATGGGCAGTGGGGCCTGAGATAAAGGACGCGGAGTCACCATCAAACCGGCAGTCTATTTCCGGTTCTTTCGTCGTTTGTATTGCGCGGAATGGTATGAATCttttaagaagaaaaggaacTTTCACTTTTACGACAGCGTATCGTAGAGTTTTAGTTTCGTGGTGAAGTTGACCAAATTGTCGTTGTCTCCTTAATTAACACCGACCATTCACTTCAAAACAATTccaacagaaaaaaaaaataataataaattctaatcATAACAATCATATGAACAAATATTTCAAGAACTTTAATCACGTTAAActattttttgtattaagtTGCTATTCATTCACTATATTCAGGGTGtcttctaaattattattgagtgttgaaaaataaatttaatttaatatactgatttgtttaatttcttataaaacaTTTTTTTCAAAGAGAGATAAAATGCTTTGTCATTTATATTTGGGATTgctcagtttttattttatattattttaaagattttttacaaattatttttgtaaaaaactaagcgaattaatatattttttaaaaatatattgaagaAAAGATATATCAATCTCAAACACGAGTTATTTCTGGTTGATAGACCTTCATTGTGGCTCACTGGATGACCCTTATAATAGATTGAAGAAACTCAACTTCTGGGGATATCGAAGCCATTTGATGCAACCTGGATTTGATCTAACCTTTGCAATTAGAGAGGTAAAACGTGAAGATAAATATTCTTTACTTTTGATTATATGTTAGGAAATTACTATATTTGATACAAGCAATTTTGGTTGTggcctttcttttttcttttccttaaatcaattacaaaggaGGACCTTATGGCAGGAGACAACACTTGGATTTCTCAGGTGGATTGAACCAAAGTGGGAGCTGTAACTGGACAGCAAGCAGTTTGATGATTGATGTATTGTATTAACGTTGCCAAAAACAACAGTTAGAATCTCCATTTATGGTGCCTCTGCtgccccccccccccccccccccctttTTTGTCCGTCCTTTTCAACAGcttcttgttttcttcttctttccttatGGACCTCTCTGGcttgtgaaaaataaaaaacaaactAGTAAAATTGTAATGTTCCATTAAGTGCTTTTATCCATGATGATAttaatttcactttttttttgttcaatttggttttttattttaccacTTTggcattaataaatttaaactacATGAATCAAAGAGGTAGTTCATGATTTTTACTAGTTGCCCcgtatcaattttattatattaatttttttttatatttttatataattaactattaatttctttaatttaaaatcaatgCAGTTGaagaactaaattgaaaaataaaaaattataacctTTAAACTTTACCAAGTATGAAATCCATCgagaattaaatatttttttattatgttaaaatgaaaatattaattttagtgagAGTAATAGATAGTTTTacaataagttaattttagtatttaacaaattaattaattatcatttttacttattctaatttttatcacaatttatgtctaaaaatttaaaaatttaaaatatttttatatttagaaaaatattatcaagtatacaatttaatttgaatatacatatttattttattattattttgatagatattagaattaaactatgctaaaaatgaaaattttattcgaatttaataaaaaattaattttgaaaaattataatatttaataaaaaatctaaaaattaaattatttttttattaattcaatttttaactgCATTGActttagaagaaaataataattagttttataaaaatataaaataaatttaatataataaaatcaacacaGAAAACGATTTAGGACTTGGGGGTTATTTACTTCAATTAGTCTTTGTCAGTATTTTCATGTTAAGAAAGACAATAAATTAAAGAGGAAACTGtaccaaaatttataaattccattctttctttctggaaaataaaaactctGTCATGATCTAATTGTATGTTTTGAACGTTTGCTGTAGTAATTCTGGAGATAAAAAGAATCTTGGACACGTCAGTGGCATGGTATGATCATCAGGAGATGAAGAACATAAGACACTGCATGTAATATAACAGTAACCGACAGTATTGTACCTAGTCCACGTGCGTCAGATCTCGAACCTTCCATCagttcataattaattataattactagtttacttattatattaattataaaattaaatctataaaataaaatttaaagatacctgacttttgatatttatttattatatcttaaaaataacagtaaattaagaatataattttttaattattttaatatttttaatttttattattatactaatttaaaaattattctaaagatatttactaattaattatatgatattatataaattaatactatcaatatacttgatattattattttttataattaaaattattgtcaattagataattaatttattaattaatataattaaaatataattaatatgtgtttttaaaataataattatttcttaaaaattaatttattattaatatattattttaaaaattaaaaatatttaattaaaaatataatttattaattaataaaaataactataaaattacatgtaAGATCAAATTCTATACATGTTGAGAATTATACATTTGTATTTagtctaatatatatatatatatatattatattttttatttttattttgtcatcagaattaaaagaatttattttcattttagtaTGGTCGTTTTTACaagaaagtaataaaattatatcataattataaatttatttcaaagcAATCACGCTGGAGaacttgaaagaaataaattattaatacgaaaaattataaaaataaataaatatacttcaattattattattttttttgacaaaaaTGTACTCTAATTATAAACAAtacaaaaatacaattaagTATAAAATACATTGGTTAAAAGTGagtaatttttcaataaattcaattagacTGCGAATTTACCAATgcaatttcattatttaataataatttatgatgtattacatatataatagtcggtttattactaataatatatcaataaaagtaaatataaatatgagaatcTTAGAATGTGAACCGAGTTTAGGAGTTTTTCATTGAGAGCACAGTTTTAAAATGCTTAATAGTATTTATGGTTTGTTATTGACTAATTGTAAAATTTCCTGAACACTCGGACCGCTCCACATGTATTAGTCCACAGTAAACTCAGTCTAGGCAagtattattcatttttttttattaattatctttttattgataaCACAGTGATTGAAAAAGtctaaaaaattacaaaattaaaattgagctatattgtattaaattcttatatatgataagagaaataattattattataattcaatACTTTCaacttaagaaaataaagcattttaaaataattgaaatcaTACTAAGAAAAACCAAGTGATTATGgaagaattcaattaaatttggGATAATTCAAGAAGTAACGATGAtagtgtaataataataatagcaaatGTGGGCCAATAagtcaatttaataaaaaaattgagtcaaagaaatgaaataaaagataataaaaggGCAACATAGCAAAAACCTTAATGCCAAAAAAAGGAAAGTGTGCACTGTAATATAATACAGTAGCAGATTGAGAGACACTAGAGATtcacagagagagagagagagtccAAATTCCAAATTCCCAATTTTGTTGTttaattttagggttttggagagtgagagagagagcatAAAACAGAGAGAGGAAATGTCAGACCTAGATAGGCAAATAGAACAGCTAAAGAAATGCGAGCCATTAAAAGAATCAGAAGTGAAAGCTCTTTGTCTTAAAGCTATGGAAATACTTGTCGAAGAAAGCAACGTTCAACGTGTCGATGCTCCTGTCACAGTTCagtattgtttttatttattttttattttttaaaccaAATTCCCAATCTTTACTCtgtttctatttaattttttttaaaacaaattggGTGTGTTTATTGAGCTTTGTTAGCTCTGATTTGGACTGACAGTATATGATTGCCTTTTAATTTCCAGCTAATTGCTTACAAAATATTTAGTCTGCATTGGAGAGTAAAGGGTTCTATTTTAGGGATAATACTAGTATTAGGGTTACTAATATGTTATGAAGATTCTTGTTTCGGACTGAAAATTATTTTGGTCCGAATACTCTTTTAATGTTGAATGTACTTTAGATTAGCTTAGTCTAGATTTACTTATGTGCCTTTTGGCTTTAGGAACTTAGATGTGTGTTTTTAACCCTTTCTGTCCGATTATTAGATACTGAGATTTTAGGATCGTTAAAGTTAGAAACTTCTTCACATGCTTGCCTGCTGGCTAATTCAATTCGTTACCTGTTTGCTTTGATTAACGGGCAGACTTGAATTGAGTCCATTTGTTACTTATCTGTTTCACATGGAAACATTGCTGTTacctaattaaatataaacatcTGGATCGATTTCTTTAGTCTGCTATTGCTCTAAATTTTGGGTACctgtattatatattaaattggtTGCAATTCTCATGAATAGATATGTGGAGACATTCATGGGCAGTTCTATGATATGAAAGAGCTTTTCAAGGTTGGAGGGGATTGTCCAAAGActaattatttgtttcttgGAGATTTTGTTGACAGAGGATTTTATTCTGTTGAGACATTTCTGCTTCTCCTAGCCCTAAAggtattattaatatttgtagACGATTAAGTGGtttcctttttctgttttgttcTCGTCTTCTCCTTCACTTTATTCTAATTAGATGAGATCTTGTACTTGTTGATTAATGTTTAAGCAGAGTACCTGTTCACTATGTTCTAGCTGTTCTGTGGTTTCCAAGTTAACTCTTCTGCCTTTCAAATACTTCTTCCCTGTAAAATTTCAGGACACATTGTTTGCTGTCAGATACACTGATTTTTTATTGGATTATTGCGCAAAGTTGGATTGTTGTGTATGCCACTGTCTGATGGTCATGCAACTGGCTTGAGAGTTCTTTGCAAATTTTTGATTGAGAATTTGATGCAGAAAttgtttattataataatgttGTATGAAGCCAGTGGCTCTGTCAAAATGTCGGTGTACAAGACTTTTTGGGAGTCATTGCAAAGCATTACACAAACTGAGAGGATTAGGATAGGAAGATGTGGAAACTGAATCCACTGACCTTGTTAAATTCTTGTTACTATTTCCTAGACATATTGGATATCATTGCTGAGCATCACATAAACTGATAGGGTTGGGGTAGGAAGATGTGGAAACTGAATCCACTGGCCATGTTCTTCTAGACTTTTGGTAAGGTGCAAAGCTCTGTGGAAATTGATAGAATAGCAACTAGGAAATTCACATGGATTGAACCTAATGAATGGTTTAGGAAGCAATCAATTTGAGGAA from Ricinus communis isolate WT05 ecotype wild-type chromosome 9, ASM1957865v1, whole genome shotgun sequence harbors:
- the LOC8268133 gene encoding syntaxin-52 produces the protein MASSMDPWMKEYNEAVKLADDINGMISERSSFPASGPETQRHASAIRRKITILGTRLDSLQSLLTKLPGKQQISEKEMNRRKDMVTNLRTKVNQMATTLNMSNFANRDSLFGPEIKPADAMRRTEGLDNHGIVGLQRQIMKEQDEGLEKLEETVTSTKHIALAVNEELDLHTRLIDDLDQHVDVTDSRLRRVQKNLAILNKRTKGGCSCLCMTLSVVGIVVLVVVIYLLIKYL